Proteins from one Anopheles nili chromosome 2, idAnoNiliSN_F5_01, whole genome shotgun sequence genomic window:
- the LOC128725599 gene encoding apomucin, protein MSTPDVSSGGDKSSTIGGGGGGVSVSSAVKPVTSSGGGSGAGSGQLSATAVVGGGGGGGSGGGLSGATVTTTTIPIDLASASKVLVRPEKSTMPTTTYRFGSAPGSQMRVVIPSSAAPPSFYRQPANLKQDATTNRTQISTLSAARTVTQMGSLTVSRAPQTTPTTVSYHVSKGVSATPVVAANLQATTRATINGPIRISTPPIQVATNNNTTTYVQRQPPTVVPSRSVNSSGSPTAATIISQSSTGGATTTLVPNFQMSTQLIRANSIGTVAGAVTAGTPRARVVTQTTLPANHHQVTGQAGGVVNAVAGGATVVNSVMTPGGVAAAAAGGSPQAVAISSTATGAGGVVAAASSGGGSASAQSQAFVATLSAVLQAPRQVSTLLYTNNSNAQQYTIGPNQQRLALATTLSPQRPQATVTTGIRPTIQRLPTAGIRVSTGSLNFRPPVLASTTVLTTIASNTGAVGTVTNTQQQSQQVQQQQQQQQQQVQQQQQRTVTATGAPGGATAISNAIPARIIQVQNPQSGAAGSAQFVNGRIQTNLLNIQPLIVSNNRLPQSALQPGITIAQVGKLTQVATAGGPGSTSAGEVVVGTGSNAGSGSATTTTLQTASGQQIVVSTGTPGAGGSSPATAAIIAGNLIATNHAGSATGSVATVSQATHQGQITQIVNVNAGPPTVVSVAGSSGQPQQQQQQIVTVSQASGGPTTGTVIPLPLALTSARGVAGTGAGGHSPLSIVAGGIVRTAGTGASGPGGVATATTIASVLPIAKVTPQQQTLVTMESAVVTSGTGGVAQHYSVANSGGPSLYIQTRPQGSTGPVGSAVKAVGGATGATLSVVSSSSGSGAGSSGGPGGTVTSATTFLPTSTFYYERLTSSPATSVPSSTATVSITSAGVSVSSSSLVQAVASLSSASSASTVTTASAISGPVFSIPASSSVINSSSGGGTTGNTTVVTVAAANNPTLAPYGSAGSFAIVQAAPAGSTVGGRTATLATGPIHGIVPASVQTGVGGGSTAVTGNIVSVSQPPTGAGGLTGVSAASGSATTTQIVRFHPQLLVDSSGQPQQIIVSSGAGGAASVAGTTNIVPLIPVGASTGTTTAVVTASTKNPPQQDSPHLPKRIESSILRKRALIEGLTTTGASMKTPVGKDLTAALMAVERERSAREQQETQIHLLQQQQQQQQHHQLVTELDFSSAPLLHVHSRPASTDGSTTVSATSSPGLDEQEEEELRAQAYANRNSNAMSGDGHFKPVQDDLQHYMHQQQQQQHQHQREILSLHCTESFPTNLGTPSTTLTVVPIANHTTLSSMGTVASTGGTSNGASGYEQSPRKKARKQLLLPMTDGLHHHPPLLKSSSSSSSSSSSSSATTNSSAGSTGGQSLHYLGASGIADDERMDTSSGTTGLVLLGTTPSGTPMSVVSGIIGGSANSGSSSSTMAGHHVLGSKQHHSGGSIVTAVTSTNNNSSSSSSSLHNNVRMDPPSGSVSGSGGMGLIAQVQLQPGVSTNTGTGAKANVILRKPRNISLLQSYKQTWKSANNHFQRYTDVKQREERRPTVMDIANQSHILQKVNGWKIYHLSAQIEDLCDLESQAYGKLGQMLRSMESSSSTGNSSSCSGSSNSVKPSTEVEQINELLKGNMQRSKIIIDGINEARTQIMKIFKHKPHVSDIIMRCASKRNFKKREKT, encoded by the exons ATGAGCACGCCGGACGTCAGTTCCGGCGGCGACAAATCGtccaccatcggtggtggtggtggtggggtgagTGTGTCCTCCGCGGTCAAACCGGTAACGTCGTCGGGCGGCGGCAGTGGCGCTGGTAGTGGTCAGCTGAGTGCGACCGCTGtagttggtggtggtggtggtggcggtagTGGTGGAGGCCTAAGCGGGGCCACCGTAACCACCACGACGATCCCGATCGATCTGGCCTCCGCGTCGAAAGTGCTGGTGCGGCCTGAGAAATCAACGATGCCTACGACCACGTACAG ATTCGGTTCCGCACCGGGCAGCCAGATGCGTGTGGTCATTCCGAGTAGTGCGGCCCCGCCATCATTCTACCGGCAGCCAGCAAATCTCAAGCAAG ATGCGACGACGAATCGCACGCAAATTAGCACCCTTTCGGCGGCCCGGACCGTAACACAGATGGGCTCTCTGACGGTGTCCCGTGCGCCCCAAACCACACCGACGACGGTGTCGTACCACGTGTCGAAAGGCGTATCCGCGACACCGGTCGTGGCCGCAAACCTGCAAGCAACAACGCGCGCCACCATCAACGGACCGATTCGGATTTCGACGCCACCGATCCAGGTGGCCACGAATAACAACACGACGACGTACGTCCAGCGGCAACCTCCCACGGTGGTGCCATCACGTAGCGTCAATTCCTCCGGTTCACCCACGGCCGCCACAATAATCTCGCAGAGCAGCACCGGTGGTGCCACGACGACGCTTGTTCCGAACTTCCAGATGTCCACCCAACTGATACGGGCCAACAGCATCGGAACGGTGGCCGGTGCCGTGACGGCGGGTACACCCCGAGCGAGGGTTGTCACGCAGACGACACTTCCGGCGAATCATCACCAGGTGACGGGTCAAGCAGGTGGCGTGGTTAATGCCGTAGCTGGTGGAGCTACCGTGGTCAATAGTGTGATGACGCCGGGAGGTGTCGCAGCAGCCGCAGCTGGTGGATCTCCACAAGCCGTGGCCATCAGTTCCACGGCGACGGGTGCAGGTGGTGTGGTGGCAGCGGCTTCAAGCGGTGGTGGCTCCGCGAGCGCTCAATCGCAAGCCTTCGTTGCGACGCTGTCCGCCGTATTGCAAGCACCGCGTCAGGTCTCGACGTTGCTATACACGAATAACAGCAACGCACAGCAGTACACGATCGGGCCAAATCAGCAGCGATTAGCGTTGGCCACCACGTTATCCCCACAACGACCCCAGGCCACGGTAACGACTGGTATTAGGCCTACAATCCAGCGACTACCGACGGCGGGCATCCGTGTGAGCACCGGTAGTCTAAACTTCCGGCCACCGGTGCTCGCATCCACCACCGTTCTAACGACAATCGCCTCGAACACGGGTGCGGTCGGTACGGTCACCAACACACAGCAACAATCGCAACAGgttcagcaacaacagcagcagcagcaacagcaggttcagcagcagcaacagcgtaCGGTGACAGCTACCGGAGCACCGGGTGGGGCAACGGCCATCTCGAACGCCATCCCGGCAAGAATAATTCAGGTGCAAAATCCGCAAAGTGGTGCCGCCGGTTCGGCGCAGTTCGTGAACGGGCGCATCCAAACGAACCTGCTCAACATCCAGCCGTTGATCGTGAGCAACAACCGGTTACCCCAGAGTGCCCTTCAGCCCGGTATAACGATCGCGCAGGTTGGCAAGCTGACGCAGGTTGCGACGGCGGGAGGCCCTGGGAGTACGTCCGCCGGTGAGGTGGTCGTAGGGACGGGTTCAAACGCTGGTAGTGGTTCCGCGACGACGACCACACTACAAACGGCATCCGGGCAGCAGATAGTGGTCAGCACGGGTACACCCGGTGCGGGCGGAAGTTCTCCGGCCACCGCCGCCATCATTGCCGGAAATCTGATAGCCACGAATCACGCCGGATCAGCGACGGGTAGCGTTGCGACCGTCTCCCAAGCAACCCACCAGGGTCAGATCACGCAGATCGTGAACGTGAACGCCGGTCCACCGACGGTGGTGTCCGTGGCCGGTAGTAGTGgccaaccgcagcagcagcagcagcagatagTCACCGTAAGCCAGGCGAGTGGAGGACCTACGACGGGTACGGTCATTCCATTGCCACTGGCTTTAACGAGCGCACGAGGTGTCGCtggaaccggtgccggtggccacAGTCCCTTGAGCATCGTGGCCGGAGGTATCGTGCGGACGGCGGGTACCGGAGCAAGTGGTCCCGGTGGAGTGGCCACAGCTACAACGATCGCTTCGGTGTTGCCCATCGCCAAAGTGACCCCGCAACAGCAAACACTGGTTACGATGGAATCTGCGGTGGTCACGAGTGGTACAGGAGGCGTCGCGCAGCATTACTCGGTGGCGAACAGCGGAGGACCTTCGCTGTACATTCAAACGCGTCCCCAGGGATCGACCGGTCCGGTAGGATCGGCAGTTAAAGCGGTCGGAGGTGCAACCGGTGCGACACTTAGCGtggtctcgtcgtcttccggaTCGGGTGCGGGCAGTAGTGGTGGACCGGGTGGAACGGTCACCTCAGCCACCACCTTCCTGCCAACGTCGACGTTCTACTACGAGCGGCTAACGTCCTCCCCGGCCACAAGCGTTCCCTCCTCAACGGCCACCGTCTCCATCACGTCGGCTGGTGTGTCGGTGTCATCGTCCAGCCTCGTGCAAGCCGTGGCCAGCTTATCCTCAGCATCATCCGCATCCACCGTCACAACGGCAAGTGCAATAAGCGGGCCGGTCTTCTCGATTCCGGCTTCCTCGAGTGtgatcaacagcagcagcggtggAGGTACCACCGGTAACACGACAGTCGTAACGGTGGCCGCAGCAAATAATCCTACTCTTGCGCCGTACGGAAGTGCCGGTTCGTTCGCGATCGTACAAGCAGCTCCCGCCGGTTCCACGGTGGGTGGCCGGACGGCTACACTGGCGACGGGTCCAATTCACGGGATTGTACCAGCGTCCGTTCAAACCGGCGTCGGTGGTGGCAGCACAGCGGTCACGGGCAATATCGTGTCAGTCTCGCAACCCCCAACTGGTGCCGGTGGATTGACGGGAGTTTCAGCTGCTTCCGGTTCTGCCACCACGACCCAAATCGTTCGATTCCACCCGCAGCTGCTCGTCGACAGCAGTGGCCAACCGCAGCAGATCATCGTGTCGAGTGGGGCAGGCGGAGCCGCTTCCGTCGCCGGTACTACCAACATCGTCCCGCTCATACCGGTCGGTGCGAGCACCGGGACGACGACAGCAGTGGTCACGGCCTCGACGAAGAACCCACCACAACAAGACTCTCCTCATCTTCCGAAGCGAATAGAATCGAGCATCCTGCGCAAGCGAGCACTCATCGAGGGCCTAACGACGACGGGTGCCTCCATGAAGACGCCGGTCGGGAAGGATCTCACCGCTGCATTGATGGCCGTGGAAAGGGAGCGATCCGCTAGGGAGCAGCAGGAAACGCAGATACACCTcctccaacagcagcagcaacagcagcagcaccatcagctGGTGACGGAACTGGATTTCTCTAGCGCACCCCTACTGCACGTTCACTCTCGGCCTGCTTCAACGGATGGTTCAACAACGGTCAGTGCCACTTCGAGCCCGGGTTTAGACGAGCAAGAGGAGGAAGAACTGCGCGCACAAGCGTACGCCAATCGGAACAGCAATGCAATGTCCGGTGACGGGCATTTTAAACCCGTCCAGGATGACCTACAGCACTAcatgcaccagcaacagcaacagcagcaccagcatcagAGGGAAATCCTTTCACTGCACTGTACGGAAAGCTTCCCCACGAACCTCGGCACCCCGAGCACAACGCTGACCGTTGTCCCGATTGCAAACCACACGACACTGTCGTCGATGGGCACGGTGGCCAGCACAGGAGGGACTAGTAACGGTGCAAGCGGTTACGAGCAGTCACCCCGCAAGAAAGCCCGCAAGCAGCTACTTCTGCCGATGACCGATGGGTTGCATCATCATCCACCATTGCTCAAATCGAGCTCATCCtcttcatcgtcgtcttcctcTTCGTCGGCAACTACAAACTCGTCCGCGGGATCGACTGGTGGGCAATCACTACACTATCTAGGAGCCTCCGGGATCGCCGATGACGAGCGGATGGATACGAGCAGCGGAACTACAGGGCTTGTGTTGCTCGGAACCACACCCAGCGGGACACCAATGTCGGTGGTATCGGGAATCATCGGGGGGAGCGCAAACAGTGGCTCGTCTTCCTCCACGATGGCGGGACATCACGTTCTGGGGAGCAAGCAGCATCACAGTGGAGGAAGCATCGTTACGGCGGTCACATcgacgaacaacaacagcagcagcagcagtagcagtttGCACAACAACGTCCGTATGGATCCACCGTCGGGATCGGTTTCCGGTAGCGGCGGGATGGGACTGATCGCTCAGGTGCAGCTGCAACCGGGTGTAAGCACCAACACCGGGACAGGCGCGAAAGCGAACGTCATTCTGCGCAAACCACGCAATATCAGCTTACTGCAG TCGTACAAACAAACATGGAAATCAGCCAACAATCACTTCCAGCGCTACACGGACGTGAAGCAGCGCGAGGAGCGACGACCCACCGTGATGGACATTGCCAATCAGTCGCACATACTGCAGAAGGTAAACGGTTGGAAGATATATCATCTCAGCGCGCAGATAgaggacctg TGCGATCTTGAATCTCAAGCCTATGGAAAGTTGGGGCAAATGTTGCGTTCAATGGAAAGCAGTAGCAGCaccggcaacagcagcagttgtagcGGAAGCAGCAATTCGGTAAAGCCCTCGACCGAAGTGGAACAAATTAACGAACTGTTAAAG GGCAACATGCAGCGAAGCAAAATCATCATCGACGGCATCAACGAAGCTCGTACGCagataatgaaaattttcaagcaCAAACCGCACGTCTCCGACATCATAATGCGATGTGCGTCGAAAAGGAATTTtaaaaagcgggaaaaaacataa
- the LOC128725590 gene encoding uncharacterized protein LOC128725590, which yields MAKKGGVQQLQSEINTDDEFEKFLERDGLLVMDVYTEWCGPCVGMIGSLKKIKLELGGDNLQLAICKSDEISALKRFRNKSEPTWLFASHGKIVNLMFGTNVPKLINLITEELDVELKCRAGEVERTYYELWELTPDEQEREDVRQEREEEVARIEKEAAAKKRLDYITHVTDEIMTNIPDMGITLFMPHVHKDVFKKLHDHAEKHDLHMKEKRLVHLNPKMLEVLHFECENRLADDVFEQIYYKDIQAYVWKLNEGETRPPEEVIGAFVKVITEPVEVLDADGNVEKVIPRMIEPLEMLYNANDGTWKMVAKLPPQKSASSIATTTSSESSQNASKETFDEESCPMLIIPGVWTPTNRRANAALFYLIFRHLTEHFLPPDPVPEPPHICMVFDAYKKRDVLEVAMNEKYKTQVMAFGYFSTGDPKTAELIAKTTERYTTKRPNVNDKLIMKVSKATSHAMLALTAMGPCYVSQNAVEGQEECATLFPPNYNFVEEENETGEVEKKKHKKKRRGKKSDTSVSLATDSAVSTTPSAEPGGDGQSELATIGEGSTGEEGETTSSSQNSPEKTGGDPEDAATGGN from the exons ATGGCTAAGAAGGGAGGAGTCCAGCAGCTCCAGTCGGAAATTAACACCGACGACGAGTTTGAGAAGTTCCTCGAACGTGACGGATTGCTTG TTATGGACGTGTATACGGAATGGTGTGGCCCGTGCGTCGGTATGATCGGCAGTTTGAAGAAAATCAAGCTAGAACTCGGTGGCGACAACTTGCAGCTAGCCATC tGCAAATCGGATGAAATATCGGCGCTCAAGCGATTCCGGAATAAAAGTGAACCCACCTGGCTGTTCGCGTCG CACGGTAAGATCGTAAACCTGATGTTTGGCACCAACGTGCCGAAGCTGATCAATCTCATCACCGAGGAACTGGACGTCGAGTTGAAGTGCCGTGCCGGTGAAGTAGAACGTACGTACTACGAGCTGTGGGAACTGACACCGGACGAGCAGGAGCGCGAAGATGTTCGCCAGGAGCGCGAAGAAGAGGTAGCCCGGATCGAGAAGGAGGCGGCCGCTAAAAAGCGTCTCGACTATATCACGCACGTAACGGACGAGATCATGACCAACATCCCGGATATGGGCATTACGCTGTTCATGCCACACGTGCACAAGGACGTCTTCAAGAAACTGCACGATCATGCGGAAAAGCACGATCTGCACATGAAGGAGAAGCGTCTGGTGCATCTCAACCCGAAGATGCTCGAAGTGTTACACTTTGAGTGCGAGAACCGGCTGGCAGACGACGTGTTCGAGCAGATCTACTACAAGGACATCCAGGCGTACGTGTGGAAGCTGAACGAAGGCGAAACGCGCCCACCGGAAGAGGTGATCGGGGCGTTCGTGAAGGTGATCACGGAACCGGTCGAGGTGCTGGACGCGGACGGTAACGTCGAGAAGGTGATCCCGCGTATGATCGAACCGCTCGAGATGCTGTACAACGCGAACGATGGTACGTGGAAGATGGTAGCGAAATTGCCTCCACAGAAGAGCGCCAGCTCGATCGCAACGACCACGTCGTCTGAGTCGTCACAGAACGCGTCCAAGGAGACGTTCGATGAGGAGTCCTGTCCGATGCTGATCATACCCGGTGTTTGGACACCGACGAACCGGCGAGCGAATGCGGCACTGTTCTACTTGATTTTCCGCCAC CTTACGGAGCACTTCCTGCCGCCGGATCCTGTTCCCGAGCCGCCTCACATTTGCATGGTGTTCGACGCGTACAAGAAGCGAGACGTGCTCGAGGTGGCAATGAACGAGAAGTACAAAACGCAGGTGATGGCGTTCGGGTACTTCAGCACCGGTGATCCGAAAACGGCGGAGCTGATCGCGAAGACGACGGAACGGTACACTACGAAGCGTCCGAACGTGAACGATAAGCTAATCATGAAGGTGTCGAAGGCGACGAGCCACGCGATGTTGGCCCTCACGGCGATGGGTCCCTGCTACGTCAGCCAGAACGCTGTCGAGGGGCAGGAGGAGTGCGCCACCCTGTTCCCACCGAACTACAACTTCGTGGAGGAGGAGAACGAAACGGGTGaggtggagaagaagaagcacaaGAAGAAGCGACGCGGTAAGAAGAGCGACACGTCGGTGTCATTGGCCACGGATTCTGCCGTTTCGACGACACCTTCCGCGGAACCGGGTGGCGACGGGCAGAGTGAATTGGCCACGATTGGTGAGGGTTCGACCGGTGAAGAGGGTGAGACGACGTCCTCCTCGCAGAACTCACCGGAAAAGACGGGAGGCGATCCGGAAGATGCCGCAACGGGAGGGAATTAA
- the LOC128731668 gene encoding BET1 homolog: MRRSQGYNYQPLPQQAPAGPSNASHDALEEENERMAEELKGKIGALKSLTIDIGNEVRYQDRLLRGIDEDMDRTGGFMTNTINRVVRLGQGSHRNYMCYMFLFVMAVFFVLYLILKLR, translated from the coding sequence ATGCGCCGATCACAGGGCTACAACTACCAACCGCTTCCGCAACAGGCACCGGCAGGTCCGAGCAACGCCAGCCACGATGCGCTCGAGGAAGAAAACGAGCGAATGGCGGAGGagttgaagggaaaaatcgGAGCCCTCAAATCGCTGACCATCGACATCGGCAACGAGGTGCGCTACCAGGACCGGCTGCTGCGTGGCATCGACGAAGACATGGACCGGACGGGAGGCTTTATGACGAATACGATCAACCGGGTCGTTCGGTTGGGCCAAGGTAGCCACCGGAACTACATGTGCTACATGTTTCTGTTTGTGATGGCCGTGTTTTTCGTGCTCTACTTGATCCTGAAGCTGCGATAG